A region of Drosophila mauritiana strain mau12 chromosome 3L, ASM438214v1, whole genome shotgun sequence DNA encodes the following proteins:
- the LOC117139479 gene encoding integrator complex subunit 7: MAHLTGTRVSTFNESFLNENEHDSNAVLMELDKGLRSTKQGIQCEAVVRFPRLFEKYPFPILINSSFIKLADYFVSGSNLLRFWVLRVCQQSENHLDKILNIDSFVRCIFVVMHSNDPVARALLLRTLGAVSRVIPEKQQVHHAIRRALDSHDTVEVEAAIYASSCFAAQSSSFAISMCAKISDMIESLQVPVPMKLLLIPVLRHMHHEATTASLVSRLCMDLLPKYPAQSFVVAIIDTLTQLSSRTLVGVPGQLDVLLDFMQDLRTPVRIQVLRSFNELAGRQSVHAWPKPAIKALIDRFELCTNSKEQFLFLSILLKLSECPLTCQQLLREHRVALLRLCIQCISKLDDYTTATQAMAVLSVLVAFGLKKKGSGEQVDDILHMVNLHMEGLLLCTAKRAECTRDLRRVLTYGIRITKANAEFGTSFIGIVTSTLGDRGAYPPANAELMCEALAGLCEHFQLRKYAFSTAEDLTGDDNAMDTDELPPPKVNPMLARLPLILHKLNTIIDQENCEQQLRSVEILSSLVLQTTMGCYLPQKVVQCFEKCLGRLNCWTLYRIARTASRYGHHYVAAHIYTKVSQIVISDHMHYFLVALSQISQAECILNYGLEYAYMRDNYAPKVAPEPLMPLMKRLETASNLYQQALASLRAGSSPQHPCTFQLEYLKIRAQFLQTLHLAVTVKNAQVIVPPPAIAGSLAQNSRDYLQKFGHVTNQLRKLVKALKACEETYARLYKSSFDADHVTLEFLEVAEFQCALFAHIIESICYATPPEPPVFLTTGDHPETRYFAASCQRMEQMQKNLPQEPANAKTISNRHLDVIIAQIEIITKTPLCLPRYFFQILQSTQIKLSVSPQPRSATEPVNVQSGSNLVIKVEGVLQHFSKQKKHFRRVESVQLSLTSQLITPPPRSSQELPKQAANDTVTLNQIVKPQRDFLSGSFLLPISNGGHFQVTLETFVVDENGITWCTGPKSSMVVRVLEDPSKQGAPAPSTSQAVGQTRRF, from the exons CTGCGCTTCTGGGTGCTCCGTGTTTGCCAGCAGAGCGAGAATCATCTGGACAAGATCCTCAACATTGACAGCTTTGTGCGCTGTATCTTTGTGGTGATGCACTCCAACGATCCGGTGGCGCgtgctctcctcctccgcACCTTGGGCGCCGTTTCCCGTGTGATTCCCGAGAAGCAACAGGTTCATCATGCCATTCGACGTGCTCTGGATAGCCACGATACCGTCGAGGTGGAGGCTGCCATCTATGCCAGCAGCTGCTTTGCCGCCCAGTCCAGTTCCTTTGCCATCAGCATGTGCGCCAAGATTTCGGACATGATCGAATCGCTTCAGGTGCCGGTGCCAATGAAGCTGCTCCTGATTCCCGTGTTGCGACACATGCATCACGAGGCTACCACAGCCTCACTGGTCAGCAGACTGTGCATGGATCTCCTGCCCAAATATCCAGCCCAGAGCTTTGTGGTGGCTATCATAGACACGCTCACTCAATTGTCATCACGAACGCTGGTGGGAGTGCCCGGCCAGCTGGATGTTCTTCTGGATTTCATGCAGGACTTAAGGACACCCGTGCGCATACAGGTGCTGCGATCTTTCAACGAGTTGGCCGGACGTCAGAGCGTTCATGCCTGGCCCAAGCCAGCCATCAAAGCGCTCATTGATCGTTTCGAATTGTGTACCAATTCCAAGGAGCAGTTCCTCTTCCTCTCAATCCTACTGAAGCTCAGCGAGTGCCCGCTTACCTGTCAGCAGCTGCTTCGCGAGCATCGCGTAGCCCTGCTCCGTCTGTGCATTCAGTGCATTAGCAAGCTGGACGACTACACCACCGCCACTCAGGCCATGGCAGTTTTGTCGGTTCTAGTGGCATTTGGCCTTAAAAAGAAAGGCAGCGGTGAGCAGGTGGACGATATTCTTCATATGGTCAACCTGCACATGGAAGGATTGCTCCTTTGCACGGCCAAGCGGGCGGAGTGCACCCGCGATCTGCGTAGGGTGCTGACATACGGTATAAGGATCACTAAAGCCAACGCTGAATTTGGAACATCCTTCATTGGGATCGTGACCAGTACCCTGGGCGATAGGGGTGCCTATCCGCCAGCGAATGCGGAACTTATGTGCGAGGCACTGGCgggtctctgtgagcactttCAGCTGCGTAAGTACGCCTTTTCCACCGCAGAAGATTTGACAGGAGACGACAACGCGATGGACACCGATGAGTTGCCCCCGCCCAAG GTAAATCCCATGCTAGCTCGTTTGCCGCTCATTCTGCACAAGCTGAACACCATTATCGACCAGGAGAACTGCGAACAACAGTTGCGCAGCGTGGAGATCCTGAGCTCTCTGGTGCTCCAAACCACCATGGGCTGTTACCTTCCGCAAAAGGTAGTTCAGTGCTTTGAGAAGTGTCTCGGTAGGCTTAACTGCTGGACGCTGTACAGGATTGCACGCACCGCTAGTCGCTATGGTCACCACTATGTGGCTGCTCACATTTATACCAAGGTCTCTCAGATTGTGATCAGCGATCATATGCACTATTTCCTGGTGGCACTGTCGCAGATCTCGCAGGCGGAGTGCATTCTTAACTATGGCTTGGAATACGCCTATATGCGGGACAATTATGCACCAAAGGTGGCACCGGAGCCCCTAATGCCGCTGATGAAGCGCTTGGAAACGGCTAGCAATCTATAtcagcaagcattggccagcctgcGAGCCGGTTCCTCGCCCCAGCATCCGTGTACCTTTCAGTTGGAGTATCTGAAGATAAGGGCGCAGTTTTTGCAGACCCTTCACCTGGCTGTGACCGTAAAGAATGCCCAGGTGATTGTGCCGCCACCGGCAATAGCTGGCAGTTTGGCCCAGAACTCGCGCGACTATCTGCAGAAGTTTGGTCATGTCACGAACCAGCTGCGCAAGCTGGTGAAGGCACTAAAGGCCTGCGAGGAGACTTACGCTAGGCTCTACAAGTCCTCTTTCGATGCGGATCACGTGACGCTGGAGTTTCTGGAGGTGGCTGAATTTCAGTGCGCTCTTTTCGCCCACATAATCGAGTCGATTTGCTACGCCACGCCTCCGGAACCGCCTGTATTTCTAACCACAGGTGATCACCCAGAGACGCGCTACTTCGCCGCCAGTTGCCAGCGCATGGAGCAGATGCAGAAAAACCTACCACAGGAGCCGGCCAATGCCAAGACCATTAGTAACCGGCATTTGGATGTGATCATTGCGCAGATCGAGATCATAACGAAGACACCGCTCTGCCTGCCGCGCTACTTCTTTCAGATCCTGCAGTCCACACAGATCAAGCTATCGGTGAGTCCGCAGCCAAGGAGCGCCACCGAACCCGTGAATGTCCAGTCGGGCAGTAATCTAGTGATCAAGGTCGAGGGTGTCCTGCAGCACTTCAGCAAGCAGAAGAAACACTTCCGCCGCGTGGAGTCCGTTCAATTGAGCCTCACCTCACAGCTAATAACGCCGCCACCGCGATCCTCGCAAGAGCTGCCCAAGCAGGCCGCCAACGATACTGTGACCCTCAATCAGATTGTAAAGCCCCAGCGCGATTTCCTCTCCGGCAGCTTCCTCTTGCCCATCTCCAATGGAGGCCACTTCCAGGTGACTCTGGAAACATTCGTTGTGGACGAGAATGGCATTACATGGTGCACTGGCCCCAAATCCTCGATGGTGGTGCGTGTGCTGGAGGATCCTAGCAAGCAGGGCGCTCCAGCGCCGAGCACTTCCCAGGCGGTGGGACAGACGAGGAGGTTTTGA
- the LOC117140907 gene encoding N-alpha-acetyltransferase 60 isoform X2: protein MAQFTLYNKHSAPPSSESTRVDCEHVPLCSINDVQLRFLVPDDLTEVRQLCQEWFPIDYPLSWYEDITSSTRFFALAAVYNLAIIGLIVAEIKPYRNVNKEDKGILPDSMGRSADVGYILSLGVHRSHRRNGIGSLLLDALMNHLTTAERHSVKAIFLHTLTTNQPAIFFYEKRRFTLHSFLPYYYNIRGKGKDGFTYVNYINGGHPPWTLLDHIKHYASKVRHTSSLCAWLAGRVQQVVRWFYHKLLTRFNFIE from the exons ATGGCACAATTCACACT CTACAACAAACACAGTGCGCCGCCCAGTAGCGAGAGTACGCGTGTGGACTGCGAACACGTACCGCTGTGCTCGATTAACGATGTGCAGCTAAGGTTCCTGGTACCCGACGATCTGACGGAG gtgcGACAGCTGTGCCAAGAATGGTTTCCAATCGACTATCCACTATCATGGTATGAGGATATTACCTCAAGCACGCGCTTCTTTGCGCTGGCAGCTGTATATAATCTGGCCATAATTGGTTTAATCGTTGCCGAAATCAAACCCTATCGAAATGTGAACAAGGAG GACAAGGGCATCCTGCCGGACTCGATGGGTCGTTCCGCCGATGTCGGGTATATACTGTCGCTGGGCGTCCATCGTTCGCATCGACGCAATGGCATCGGATCGCTGCTGCTGGACGCGCTAATGAACCACCTGACGACGGCCGAGCGGCATTCGGTGAAGGCGATCTTCCTGCACACGCTGACCACCAATCAACCTGCCATATTTTTCTACGAGAAGAGAAG ATTTACGCTTCACTCATTCCTGCCCTACTACTACAATATACGGGGCAAGGGCAAGGACGGATTCACCTATGTGAACTACATTAACGGCGGCCATCCACCCTGGACACTATT AGATCACATCAAGCACTACGCGTCGAAGGTGCGACACACCAGCAGCCTGTGCGCCTGGCTGGCCGGACGAGTCCAGCAGGTGGTGCGGTGGTTCTACCACAAGCTGCTCACTCGCTTCAACTTCATCGAGTGA
- the LOC117140907 gene encoding N-alpha-acetyltransferase 60 isoform X1 yields the protein MAQFTLYNKHSAPPSSESTRVDCEHVPLCSINDVQLRFLVPDDLTEVRQLCQEWFPIDYPLSWYEDITSSTRFFALAAVYNLAIIGLIVAEIKPYRNVNKEVIANMSDSDELYTRLSGFPMQDKGILPDSMGRSADVGYILSLGVHRSHRRNGIGSLLLDALMNHLTTAERHSVKAIFLHTLTTNQPAIFFYEKRRFTLHSFLPYYYNIRGKGKDGFTYVNYINGGHPPWTLLDHIKHYASKVRHTSSLCAWLAGRVQQVVRWFYHKLLTRFNFIE from the exons ATGGCACAATTCACACT CTACAACAAACACAGTGCGCCGCCCAGTAGCGAGAGTACGCGTGTGGACTGCGAACACGTACCGCTGTGCTCGATTAACGATGTGCAGCTAAGGTTCCTGGTACCCGACGATCTGACGGAG gtgcGACAGCTGTGCCAAGAATGGTTTCCAATCGACTATCCACTATCATGGTATGAGGATATTACCTCAAGCACGCGCTTCTTTGCGCTGGCAGCTGTATATAATCTGGCCATAATTGGTTTAATCGTTGCCGAAATCAAACCCTATCGAAATGTGAACAAGGAGGTAATAGCCAATATGAGTGATAGTGATGAGTTGTACACCAGGCTGAGCGGTTTTCCCATGCAGGACAAGGGCATCCTGCCGGACTCGATGGGTCGTTCCGCCGATGTCGGGTATATACTGTCGCTGGGCGTCCATCGTTCGCATCGACGCAATGGCATCGGATCGCTGCTGCTGGACGCGCTAATGAACCACCTGACGACGGCCGAGCGGCATTCGGTGAAGGCGATCTTCCTGCACACGCTGACCACCAATCAACCTGCCATATTTTTCTACGAGAAGAGAAG ATTTACGCTTCACTCATTCCTGCCCTACTACTACAATATACGGGGCAAGGGCAAGGACGGATTCACCTATGTGAACTACATTAACGGCGGCCATCCACCCTGGACACTATT AGATCACATCAAGCACTACGCGTCGAAGGTGCGACACACCAGCAGCCTGTGCGCCTGGCTGGCCGGACGAGTCCAGCAGGTGGTGCGGTGGTTCTACCACAAGCTGCTCACTCGCTTCAACTTCATCGAGTGA
- the LOC117138973 gene encoding ATP synthase subunit b, mitochondrial: MFSRAALLTAQRPLTVAATRSAAAAAAPGGAIERRQRPEHPGKVRLGFLPEEWFQFFYNKTGVTGPYTFGVGLITYLCSKEIYVMEHEYYSGLSLGIMAIIAVKKLGPVIAKWADGEIDKIESEWKEGREAELKVLSDAIEAEKKEQWRADGALLLMEAKKENIALQLEAAFRERAMNVYSEVKRRLDYQVECRHVERRLSQKHMVNWITTNVLASISPQQEKETLNKCIADLSALALRVKSA, encoded by the exons ATGTTCTCGAGAGCCGCTCTTCTAACAG CCCAGCGCCCCTTGACCGTGGCCGCCACCCGGTCGgcagccgctgctgccgctccTGGCGGAGCCATCGAGCGCCGCCAGCGCCCCGAGCATCCCGGCAAGGTCCGTCTGGGATTCCTGCCCGAGGAGTGGTTCCAGTTCTTCTACAACAAGACCGGTGTCACCGGACCCTACACCTTTGGCGTGGGTCTGATCACCTATCTCTGCTCCAAGGAGATCTACGTCATGGAGCACGAGTACTACAGCGGTCTGTCGCTCGGCATCATGGCCATCATTGCCGTCAAGAAGCTCGGCCCGGTCATCGCCAAGTGGGCTGATGGCGAGATCGAT AAAATCGAATCTGAGTGGAAGGAGGGACGCGAGGCTGAGCTGAAGGTCCTCTCCGACGCCATCGAGGCCGAGAAGAAGGAGCAGTGGCGCGCCGACGGTGCCCTGCTGCTGATGGAGGCCAAGAAGGAGAACATTGCATTGCAGCTGGAGGCCGCGTTCCGTGAGCGCGCCATGAATGTGTACTCGGAGGTGAAGCGCCGTCTCGACTACCAGGTGGAGTGCCGCCACGTCGAGCGTCGCCTTAGCCAGAAGCACATGGTCAATTGGATCACCACCAACGTGCTGGCCAGCATCTCGCCCCAGCAGGAGAAGGAGACTCTCAACAAGTGCATCGCCGATCTGAGCGCTCTGGCCCTGCGCGTCAAGTCTGCCTAA
- the LOC117138972 gene encoding insulin-like growth factor-binding protein complex acid labile subunit, which yields MSPAANWVLPILLWLLCVGFPILHGADLCQPIGWRNFQCNEVASLQDLVDLGAENWHTLSIRNVQTELEVGSGENADHLANLLDLDLTGAAPINVHTSGFSILPKLRQLNLSGCGLVDIRGNHFAPESALQRIDFSHNQMELLDRDFFGNLRKLIYANFSHNALKQCDLPHMPLLNRLELGHNRLVNATFGVCPQLQELILNDNQLAQLDVNAFRGLHGLLELQLSGNRLSSIGLETFQPLAQLRKLNLSQNALDALRPNVFGAVQNFVLHLQQLDLSGNRIRLLFDNQFRVLARLQMLDVSRNSIASLSPGHFVGLGSLRKLYLQYNAILEIKPATFAALLNLDTLDLSYNNLEFLEEQIFGGNTLPRMRRLNLNGNRMKHLHPLAFSSLPFLEYLKLGHNELKSLDVRMFAPMRRLQKLHLGHNLLEEINLDVLESLSSVQEILVDNNRLTFLSKVNVSFPNLKRVSIEGNPWQCPCFVKLQRWLATRDVVYLRDNTGYYKGERPLCIVTNVDYCIQNLQAVRRLGILGDFQGEQVEADAFDDDASAAQD from the exons ATGTCGCCAGCTGCCAACTGGGTTCTGCCGATTTTGCTGTGGCTTCTCTGCGTGGGATTCCCCATCCTGCATGGCGCCGATCTCTGCCAGCCCATCGGCTGGCGGAACTTCCAGTGCAACGAAGTCGCCTCTCTGCAGGATCTGGTGGATTTGGGCGCCGAAAACTGGCATACGCTCTCCATACGGAATGTGCAAACGGAACTGGAGGTGGGATCAG GCGAAAATGCCGATCACTTGGCCAACTTACTCGACCTGGATCTGACTGGCGCGGCTCCAATTAATGTGCATACCAGCGGCTTTTCCATTCTGCCCAAACTGCGGCAACTGAATCTCAGTGGCTGCGGTCTCGTTGACATCCGGGGAAATCACTTTGCACCTGAGTCAGCGCTCCAGCGGATCGATTTTAGTCACAATCAAATGGAGCTACTGGATCGCGACTTTTTTGGCAATCTGagaaaattgatttatgcGAATTTTTCGCACAATGCACTCAAGCAATGCGATCTGCCGCACATGCCACTGCTAAATCGACTGGAATTGGGGCACAATCGATTGGTGAATGCCACTTTCGGAGTTTGTCCACAGTTGCAGGAGTTGATTTTGAATGACAATCAACTGGCACAG TTGGATGTGAATGCCTTTCGTGGACTCCATGGTctgctggagctgcagctCAGCGGGAATAGATTGAGCTCCATTGGCCTGGAAACCTTTCAGCCGCTCGCCCAGCTGCGAAAGTTGAACCTTTCCCAGAACGCACTCGATGCACTGCGTCCAAATGTGTTTGGGGCTGTGCAGAACTTTGTGTTGCATCTGCAGCAGCTGGATTTGTCCGGCAATCGCATACGCCTGCTGTTCGACAACCAGTTCCGAGTGCTGGCCAGACTGCAGATGCTGGATGTGTCTAGGAACAGCATCGCCAGCCTCAGTCCTGGTCACTTTGTGGGCTTGGGCTCACTACGGAAGCTGTATCTGCAGTACAATGCTATATTGGAAATCAAGCCGGCCACCTTTGCCGCCCTTCTGAACCTGGACACCTTGGATCTGTCGTACAATAACCTGGAATTCCTGGAGGAGCAGATCTTTGGAGGCAACACCTTGCCGCGCATGCGAAGGCTCAACCTGAATGGCAATCGTATGAAGCATCTGCATCCACTGGCTTTCTCATCGTTGCCATTTTTGGAATACCTAAAACTGGGTCACAACGAACTGAAATCCTTGGACGTGCGCATGTTTGCACCCATGCGGCGTCTTCAGAAGCTCCACTTGGGTCACAATCTGCTGGAGGAGATCAACCTCGACGTGCTGGAGAGCCTGAGTAGCGTGCAAGAGATCCTAGTCGACAACAATCGCCTTACCTTTCTGTCCAAGGTGAATGTGAGCTTCCCCAATCTTAAGCGCGTGTCCATCGAGGGTAATCCCTGGCAGTGTCCTTGCTTCGTGAAGCTCCAACGCTGGCTGGCCACCAGGGATGTGGTCTATCTGCGCGATAACACGGGCTACTACAAGGGCGAACGACCCCTGTGCATAGTGACCAATGTGGACTACTGCATTCAGAATTTGCAGGCGGTACGCCGCCTGGGAATTTTGGGCGATTTCCAGGGGGAGCAGGTGGAGGCGGATGCTTTCGACGACGATGCCAGTGCAGCTCAAGACTGA